A genomic region of Pseudomonas migulae contains the following coding sequences:
- a CDS encoding sensor histidine kinase, giving the protein MSLTLTQRLSLVFAVLLLVCCGTSAWMQVRSNQMHEQEVVQGLSRDLAQHIARDTVLMDTQGLMPDAVRDLFSKLMLVNPSVEVYLLDIGGRIVGSAAPEGRIHRERVDLAPIQRLLKGDALPILGDDPRSVDARKVFSAAPLKVDGKSVGYLYVVLLGEDHDRLAERGATSAALNTALLSIGLVALLCLIAGLTAFALITRPLRRLTETVSQFDIDGVPATAPEPAPVEKTASHDEIAILDATFRQMQARLSEQWRSLTRQDQERRELVANISHDLRTPLASLHGYLETLSLKDATLSPTDRRRYLGIALDQSRKVGGLAQSLLELVRLEHGFVQPVLERFSLTDLVQDIFQKFELTAEARQVQLKASFAPTVPGVFADLGLIERVLTNLFDNALRHTPVGGKIGISLVPLGKFVEITVCDSGPGISAQLREGLFLRPFNIGGARRDGGLGLRIVQRILQLHGREIRLVDVPEQGATFVFSLPMDEETATALAVRSMNLNTPRHV; this is encoded by the coding sequence ATGAGTCTGACCCTGACGCAACGGCTGTCGCTGGTTTTCGCCGTGCTGTTGCTGGTGTGCTGCGGCACCTCGGCCTGGATGCAGGTGCGTTCCAACCAGATGCATGAACAGGAAGTGGTGCAAGGACTGTCGCGGGACCTGGCCCAACATATCGCCCGCGACACGGTGCTGATGGACACCCAGGGCCTGATGCCCGATGCCGTGCGTGACCTGTTCAGCAAGCTGATGCTGGTCAATCCCAGTGTCGAGGTCTATCTGCTCGACATCGGGGGCAGGATTGTCGGCAGCGCAGCCCCCGAAGGCCGGATTCACCGGGAACGGGTCGACCTTGCGCCCATCCAGCGCCTGCTCAAGGGTGATGCCCTGCCGATTCTCGGCGACGACCCGCGCAGCGTCGATGCCCGAAAAGTGTTCAGCGCTGCGCCGCTGAAGGTCGACGGCAAGTCTGTCGGTTATCTTTACGTGGTGTTGCTCGGCGAAGACCACGATCGCCTGGCGGAACGGGGCGCCACCAGCGCAGCCCTCAACACGGCCCTGCTGTCGATCGGACTGGTCGCATTGCTCTGCCTGATTGCCGGTCTCACCGCGTTTGCGCTGATCACCCGGCCGTTGCGCCGTTTGACCGAAACCGTCAGCCAGTTCGATATCGACGGCGTCCCGGCAACGGCACCTGAACCGGCGCCGGTGGAAAAAACCGCCAGTCACGACGAAATCGCCATTCTCGACGCCACCTTCCGCCAGATGCAGGCGCGCCTCAGCGAACAATGGCGTTCGCTGACCCGCCAGGATCAGGAACGCCGCGAACTGGTGGCGAACATTTCCCACGACCTGCGTACGCCTCTGGCGTCGCTGCACGGTTATCTGGAAACCCTGTCGCTCAAGGACGCCACGCTCTCCCCCACCGACCGTCGCCGCTACCTGGGCATCGCTCTGGATCAAAGCCGCAAGGTCGGCGGTCTGGCGCAATCGCTGCTGGAACTGGTGCGCCTGGAACACGGTTTCGTGCAGCCCGTGCTGGAGCGCTTCTCCCTGACCGACCTGGTGCAGGACATCTTCCAGAAATTCGAACTGACCGCCGAGGCGCGCCAGGTGCAGTTGAAGGCGAGCTTTGCACCAACGGTGCCCGGGGTGTTTGCCGACCTTGGGCTGATCGAGCGGGTACTGACCAACCTGTTCGATAACGCCCTGCGTCATACGCCAGTGGGCGGGAAAATAGGCATCAGCCTGGTACCGCTGGGCAAGTTTGTCGAGATCACCGTCTGCGACAGCGGGCCAGGTATTTCTGCGCAGCTGCGCGAAGGGTTGTTTTTACGGCCGTTCAACATCGGCGGTGCGCGGCGTGACGGTGGTTTGGGATTACGGATTGTGCAGCGGATCCTGCAGCTGCATGGCCGAGAGATTCGGCTGGTGGATGTACCGGAGCAAGGGGCCACGTTTGTGTTTTCGTTGCCTATGGATGAGGAGACTGCGACGGCGTTGGCGGTGCGTTCGATGAATCTGAATACGCCGAGGCATGTCTGA
- a CDS encoding response regulator transcription factor, giving the protein MEPTKRVLVVEDDLHIADLICLHLRDEQFEVVHCADGDEGMRLLQQGNWDALILDLMLPGVDGLEICRRARAMARYTPIIITSARSSEVHRILGLELGADDYLAKPFSMLELVARVKALLRRVDAMARNLKMDAGSLIIDGLSIDPITREVSLDGRRLDLTPREFDLLYFFARQPGKVFSRMDLLNAVWGYSHEGYEHTVNTHINRLRAKIEADPAQPVRILTVWGRGYKFAAREEQP; this is encoded by the coding sequence ATGGAACCGACCAAACGCGTCCTCGTGGTCGAGGACGACCTGCATATCGCCGACCTTATCTGCCTGCATCTGCGCGATGAGCAGTTCGAGGTAGTGCACTGCGCCGATGGCGATGAAGGCATGCGCTTGCTGCAACAAGGAAACTGGGACGCGCTGATCCTCGACCTGATGCTGCCGGGTGTCGACGGCCTGGAAATCTGCCGCCGCGCCCGTGCCATGGCCCGCTACACCCCGATCATCATCACCAGTGCGCGCTCCAGCGAAGTGCATCGGATACTGGGGCTGGAACTCGGCGCCGATGACTACCTGGCCAAACCCTTTTCCATGCTCGAGCTGGTTGCCCGGGTCAAGGCGCTGCTGCGACGGGTCGACGCCATGGCGCGCAACCTGAAAATGGACGCCGGCAGCCTGATCATCGACGGCCTCTCCATCGACCCGATCACCCGCGAGGTGTCCCTCGACGGTCGGCGTCTCGACCTCACGCCACGGGAGTTCGACCTGTTGTATTTCTTCGCCCGCCAGCCTGGCAAAGTGTTTTCGCGCATGGACCTGCTCAATGCCGTGTGGGGTTACAGCCATGAAGGCTACGAGCACACGGTCAATACCCACATCAACCGTCTGCGCGCAAAGATCGAGGCCGATCCGGCACAACCGGTGCGCATCCTCACGGTGTGGGGTCGAGGCTACAAATTCGCGGCCAGGGAGGAACAGCCATGA
- the msrB gene encoding peptide-methionine (R)-S-oxide reductase MsrB, translated as MFSRRQFLLVSGGLGAAALVIGVLPKFAARSALVSEASAEEVFEVTHSDSEWRALLSDEQYEILREEGTERAYSSALNNEHREGTFACAGCDLPLFSSSTKFDSRTGWPSFWAPLEKAVATRQDRSFGVLREEVHCRRCGGHLGHVFDDGPKPTGLRYCMNGLAMTFKPQAA; from the coding sequence ATGTTTTCACGGCGACAATTTCTACTGGTAAGCGGCGGGCTGGGGGCTGCAGCCCTGGTGATCGGTGTATTGCCAAAATTTGCCGCCCGTTCCGCACTGGTCAGCGAGGCCAGTGCCGAGGAGGTTTTCGAGGTGACCCACAGCGACAGCGAGTGGCGCGCCCTGCTCAGCGACGAGCAGTACGAAATCCTGCGCGAGGAGGGCACCGAACGGGCCTACAGCAGTGCGCTGAATAACGAGCACCGTGAGGGCACCTTTGCCTGTGCCGGTTGCGACCTGCCGTTGTTTTCATCCAGCACGAAGTTTGACAGCCGCACCGGTTGGCCAAGTTTCTGGGCCCCGCTGGAAAAGGCCGTGGCGACCCGTCAGGACCGATCCTTCGGCGTGCTGCGCGAAGAGGTTCACTGCCGGCGTTGCGGCGGTCATCTGGGGCATGTTTTCGATGACGGGCCCAAGCCCACCGGCCTGCGTTACTGCATGAACGGACTGGCGATGACCTTCAAGCCACAGGCGGCTTAA
- a CDS encoding cytochrome c biogenesis protein DipZ gives MWLLVLAYLGGVLTIVSPCILPVLPFVFARTGQPFMKSSLPLLAGMALTFALVASLAAVGGGWVVQLNQYGRWLALVFVALFGLTLLLPQLAERLTRPLVAAGSRLSEAAGADSRPRPGASFLIGVATGLLWAPCAGPILGLVLTGAALQGASIATTLLLLAYAAGAATSLAVALLLGGKVFAAMKRSIGAGEWVRRGLGAAMLAGVAAIALGLDTGILARFSTASTGGIEQALVGRLARSPNESGAMMARDPGGAMKAADKTPGALPIEGNLPPLDGAVQWLNSPPLSAEALKGKVVLVDFWTYSCINCLRTLPYVKAWAEKYRDQGLVVIGVHAPEFAFERNVGNVTKAMKDLGINYPVAIDNDYKIWRAFNNEYWPAHYFADAQGRIRYHHFGEGNYAESERVIQQLLREAGAAKVADGLINANAEGVQLAPDMNEVQSPETYVGYQRSEHFVPETGLVPDKSTAYNPPSQLALNDWSLGGQWTVGSERATSSAPASRIVYRFHARDLHLVLGPAADGKPVRFKVLIDGKAPGDAHGTDVAPDGSGSVTEQRLYQLVRQPGGVTDRTFSIEFLDPGVSAYAFTFG, from the coding sequence ATGTGGCTTCTGGTTCTCGCTTATCTCGGTGGTGTGCTGACCATCGTCAGCCCGTGCATTCTGCCGGTACTGCCGTTTGTCTTCGCTCGCACCGGGCAGCCGTTCATGAAGAGCAGCTTGCCGCTGCTGGCGGGGATGGCACTGACCTTCGCGCTGGTGGCCTCATTGGCAGCGGTGGGTGGCGGCTGGGTGGTGCAACTCAATCAGTACGGGCGCTGGCTCGCGTTGGTGTTTGTCGCACTGTTCGGCTTGACGTTATTGCTGCCGCAACTGGCTGAGCGCCTGACGCGTCCGCTGGTGGCGGCGGGCAGTCGTTTGTCGGAAGCGGCAGGCGCCGATTCGCGGCCGCGTCCCGGTGCTTCGTTCCTGATCGGTGTTGCCACCGGCCTGCTTTGGGCGCCGTGTGCGGGGCCGATTCTAGGTCTGGTACTGACCGGTGCGGCACTGCAAGGGGCAAGCATCGCAACCACCCTGTTACTGCTGGCCTACGCCGCCGGTGCCGCCACTTCCCTCGCGGTGGCGCTGCTGCTGGGCGGTAAAGTATTCGCTGCAATGAAGCGTTCCATCGGTGCTGGCGAGTGGGTTCGTCGAGGTTTGGGTGCGGCAATGCTGGCGGGTGTGGCGGCGATTGCACTGGGGCTCGACACCGGGATTCTGGCGCGGTTTTCGACGGCGTCCACGGGCGGTATCGAACAGGCGCTGGTTGGTCGGTTGGCCAGGTCTCCAAATGAAAGCGGGGCAATGATGGCGCGTGACCCCGGTGGTGCAATGAAAGCGGCTGACAAAACGCCGGGTGCGCTGCCGATCGAAGGCAACCTTCCACCGCTGGACGGTGCCGTGCAATGGCTCAATTCACCCCCTCTCAGCGCTGAGGCGTTGAAGGGCAAAGTGGTGCTGGTGGATTTCTGGACCTACTCCTGCATCAACTGCCTGCGCACCCTGCCGTATGTGAAGGCGTGGGCGGAAAAGTATCGTGATCAGGGGCTGGTGGTGATCGGCGTCCATGCACCCGAATTCGCTTTTGAACGCAATGTAGGCAACGTCACCAAAGCCATGAAGGACCTGGGCATCAACTACCCGGTGGCGATCGATAACGACTACAAGATCTGGCGTGCTTTCAACAACGAATACTGGCCAGCCCACTATTTTGCCGACGCTCAGGGGCGCATTCGTTATCACCACTTTGGCGAAGGAAATTACGCCGAGTCGGAGCGGGTGATCCAGCAGTTGTTGCGTGAAGCGGGTGCCGCCAAGGTGGCCGACGGGCTGATCAACGCCAATGCTGAGGGGGTTCAACTCGCGCCGGACATGAACGAAGTGCAGTCACCGGAAACCTATGTCGGCTACCAACGCTCGGAGCATTTCGTCCCCGAAACCGGTCTGGTTCCCGACAAGTCGACGGCCTACAACCCACCGTCGCAACTGGCCCTGAATGACTGGAGCCTGGGCGGTCAGTGGACTGTCGGTTCGGAGCGAGCCACCTCAAGCGCGCCGGCCAGTCGCATCGTCTACCGCTTCCACGCTCGCGATCTGCACCTGGTACTGGGGCCCGCCGCTGATGGAAAACCGGTGCGCTTCAAAGTCCTGATTGACGGAAAAGCCCCTGGTGATGCTCACGGTACGGACGTCGCCCCCGATGGCAGCGGCAGCGTGACCGAGCAACGGTTGTATCAACTGGTGCGCCAACCCGGCGGTGTCACGGATCGAACCTTCAGCATCGAATTTCTCGACCCCGGCGTCTCGGCGTATGCCTTTACGTTCGGTTGA
- the msrA gene encoding peptide-methionine (S)-S-oxide reductase MsrA, producing the protein MKTQFTWRRTLLGLAAAGIIGQCSAFSFGAAEEAVIIPPPALDETTQAHSETAVFAGGCFWGVQGVFQHVKGVKKAVSGYAGGAANTARYERVSDGDTGHAESVEVTFDPAQVSYGTLLQIYFSVAHNPTELNRQGPDHGTQYRSAIFPESSEQQRVAQAYIAQLDAAKSFNKPIVTKLETYNGFYPAEEEHQDFLTEHPTYPYIVINDLPKVAQLKQLYPERYQEKPVLVKSGM; encoded by the coding sequence ATGAAAACCCAGTTCACCTGGCGCCGCACCCTGCTGGGGCTGGCTGCCGCAGGCATCATCGGTCAATGCTCGGCATTCTCTTTCGGCGCTGCCGAAGAAGCGGTCATCATTCCCCCGCCGGCTCTCGACGAAACTACCCAGGCCCACAGCGAAACGGCGGTCTTCGCCGGCGGTTGCTTCTGGGGTGTGCAAGGTGTGTTTCAGCATGTCAAAGGCGTGAAGAAAGCGGTCTCCGGCTATGCCGGCGGAGCGGCCAACACCGCTCGATACGAACGCGTCAGCGACGGTGATACCGGTCACGCGGAATCTGTCGAGGTCACCTTCGATCCCGCTCAGGTCAGCTACGGTACCTTGTTGCAGATCTACTTCTCTGTCGCGCACAACCCGACCGAACTCAATCGTCAGGGACCTGACCACGGTACTCAGTACCGATCGGCAATTTTTCCGGAAAGCAGCGAACAACAGCGTGTCGCCCAGGCCTACATTGCCCAGCTCGACGCTGCGAAATCATTCAACAAACCAATAGTCACCAAACTGGAAACCTATAACGGTTTCTACCCGGCGGAGGAGGAACATCAAGATTTTCTGACCGAGCATCCGACTTACCCGTACATCGTGATCAACGATCTACCGAAAGTGGCGCAGCTGAAGCAGTTGTATCCAGAGCGGTATCAGGAAAAACCGGTGCTGGTGAAGTCGGGGATGTAA
- a CDS encoding sensor domain-containing diguanylate cyclase: MGGVSDIEALKFNLSDLNENMLHTVMELVSDGIWDWNANTGFVYRNPGWYEMLGYAPHSLDNTVLTWENVMHPDDYPRVMALFDDYLSQRAPGYQAEYRCRTQDGRYIWIEDRGHVLARNVDGSVARMVGAHRCIEDKKRLFEALEQRNQSLEAIVEERTRELSRVNQQLQIQLEENRKLAETDALTSIANRHLLSKTLPQACDRAQRFRQPLSLIAMDIDDFKNINDHYGHALGDAALVQVVESVKRCVREGDLLARWGGDEFIMVLPNTPLADARTLAETIRHSLADLPPVGDFQLTLSFGVVQRFDEEQQTGLLARADQALYRSKVAGKNVISG; the protein is encoded by the coding sequence ATGGGTGGGGTCTCGGATATCGAAGCGTTGAAGTTCAATCTGTCCGATTTGAACGAAAACATGCTGCACACCGTTATGGAACTAGTCAGTGACGGCATCTGGGACTGGAACGCCAATACCGGGTTCGTTTACCGCAACCCCGGCTGGTACGAAATGCTTGGCTATGCACCTCACTCCCTCGACAACACGGTATTGACCTGGGAAAACGTGATGCACCCCGACGATTACCCGCGTGTCATGGCCCTGTTTGACGACTACCTGAGCCAACGGGCTCCCGGTTATCAAGCCGAGTATCGTTGTCGCACACAGGACGGGCGCTATATCTGGATCGAAGACCGGGGCCACGTGCTTGCACGCAATGTCGACGGCTCGGTCGCGCGAATGGTCGGAGCGCACCGCTGCATTGAAGACAAGAAGCGCCTGTTTGAAGCGCTTGAACAAAGAAATCAATCCCTCGAAGCCATCGTCGAAGAACGCACTCGAGAGCTATCCCGGGTCAACCAGCAATTGCAGATTCAGCTCGAAGAAAACCGCAAACTGGCGGAAACCGACGCGCTGACCTCAATCGCCAATCGACATCTTCTGAGTAAAACCCTTCCCCAGGCCTGTGATCGCGCCCAACGCTTTCGACAGCCACTGTCGCTGATTGCCATGGACATCGACGACTTCAAGAACATCAACGATCACTACGGTCATGCGCTGGGTGATGCCGCATTGGTGCAGGTGGTCGAGAGTGTGAAGCGCTGTGTCCGCGAGGGCGATTTGCTGGCGCGTTGGGGCGGTGATGAATTCATCATGGTTCTGCCCAACACCCCCCTGGCCGACGCCAGAACCCTCGCCGAAACCATCCGCCATAGCCTCGCCGACTTGCCGCCCGTGGGAGACTTTCAACTGACCCTCAGTTTTGGTGTGGTTCAGCGCTTCGACGAAGAACAGCAGACCGGACTGTTGGCCAGGGCTGATCAGGCGTTGTATCGGTCGAAGGTGGCGGGCAAGAATGTGATTTCGGGGTGA
- a CDS encoding LysR family transcriptional regulator, with amino-acid sequence MDLFQAMTVYVRVVESGSMTAAAFQCEMSTTMVGNHLRALEQRLGVRLLNRTTRRQRLTEFGTAYYQRCLEVLGLVADSERLAEQALDEPSGTLRLTAPLTFGTEKLAPALSEFALLCPRVKLDVVLTNRRPDLLENGFDVAFRLGNMETTNLIARPLEDYTLTMCASPSYLARRGNPEKPDDLRHHDCLSFAYPAGDDWHSVEKEWRLTGADGEVTVAVSGPMLINSSAGLHQAARTGMGIVLLPDALVDQDLKDGILVAVMPDYLPPNRPMSLMYAQDRYRLPKLRSFVDFAMRMWGKH; translated from the coding sequence ATGGATTTGTTCCAGGCAATGACCGTTTACGTCAGAGTGGTGGAATCCGGCAGCATGACCGCTGCCGCTTTTCAGTGCGAAATGTCTACCACCATGGTGGGCAATCACTTGCGGGCACTGGAACAACGCTTGGGCGTGCGCTTGCTCAACCGTACGACGCGGCGCCAGCGGCTGACGGAATTTGGGACTGCGTACTATCAACGCTGCCTCGAAGTACTGGGGCTGGTGGCCGATTCCGAACGCCTCGCCGAGCAAGCCCTCGACGAGCCGAGCGGCACCCTGCGCCTCACCGCACCGCTGACGTTCGGCACCGAAAAACTCGCGCCTGCGCTGAGCGAATTCGCCCTGCTTTGTCCGCGAGTGAAACTGGACGTCGTCCTCACCAACCGGCGTCCGGACCTGCTCGAAAACGGTTTCGACGTGGCGTTTCGGCTGGGCAACATGGAAACGACCAACCTGATCGCCCGCCCACTCGAGGACTACACGTTGACCATGTGTGCCTCACCGAGCTACCTGGCGCGTCGAGGCAACCCGGAAAAACCGGATGACCTGCGACACCATGACTGCCTGTCCTTTGCCTACCCGGCCGGCGATGACTGGCATTCGGTGGAAAAGGAATGGCGCCTGACCGGGGCCGATGGCGAGGTGACCGTGGCGGTCAGTGGGCCCATGCTGATCAACAGTTCCGCCGGCTTGCATCAGGCGGCACGCACCGGCATGGGCATCGTGTTGTTGCCCGACGCCTTGGTGGACCAGGATCTCAAGGACGGAATACTGGTGGCCGTGATGCCGGATTACCTGCCGCCGAACCGGCCAATGAGCCTGATGTATGCTCAGGATCGCTACCGTTTGCCGAAACTGCGCAGTTTCGTCGACTTCGCCATGCGGATGTGGGGCAAGCACTAG
- a CDS encoding aspartate aminotransferase family protein, with product MTAACLMSTYQPLALSFTKGLGTRLWDQAGREYLDAVAGVAVTNVGHSHPKIVSAISEQAGLLLHTSNLYSIDWQQQLAQKLTRLADMERAFFNNSGAEANETALKLARLHGWHKGIEQPLVVVMENAFHGRTLGTLSASDGPAVRLGFNDLPGDFVKVPFGDLKALDKVQQAHGPRIVAILMEPIQGESGVQLAPPGYLKAVRDLCNRRGWLLMLDEIQTGIGRTGQWFAFQHEGIVPDVITLAKGLGNGVPIGACLARGKAADLFTPGSHGSTFGGNPLACRVGCTVLDIIEEQGLLENAKVQGERLLDRLRTELADDPNVLAIRGQGLMIGIELKQPIRDLTLIAARDHGLLINVTRGKTIRLLPPLTIDEREVEMIVRGVCRAVGAA from the coding sequence ATGACCGCCGCCTGCCTGATGAGCACTTACCAACCACTGGCCTTGAGTTTCACCAAAGGCCTGGGCACACGCTTGTGGGATCAGGCCGGTCGTGAATACCTGGACGCGGTGGCGGGCGTGGCGGTGACCAATGTCGGCCACTCCCACCCCAAAATTGTCTCCGCCATCAGCGAACAGGCGGGGCTGTTGTTGCACACCTCCAACCTCTACAGCATCGACTGGCAGCAGCAGCTGGCGCAGAAACTGACCCGGCTCGCGGACATGGAGCGGGCGTTTTTCAACAATTCCGGTGCCGAAGCCAACGAAACCGCGCTGAAACTGGCACGGCTGCATGGCTGGCACAAAGGCATCGAGCAGCCCTTGGTGGTCGTCATGGAAAATGCCTTCCATGGCCGGACGCTCGGCACGCTGTCCGCCAGTGATGGCCCGGCGGTGCGCCTGGGTTTCAATGATCTGCCAGGGGATTTCGTCAAAGTGCCGTTTGGCGATCTCAAGGCGCTGGACAAGGTGCAACAGGCCCACGGCCCGCGCATCGTGGCGATCCTGATGGAACCGATTCAAGGTGAAAGCGGTGTGCAACTGGCACCGCCGGGATACCTAAAAGCCGTGCGTGACCTGTGCAACCGGCGCGGATGGCTGCTGATGCTCGACGAAATCCAGACCGGCATCGGTCGCACCGGCCAGTGGTTTGCGTTCCAGCACGAAGGCATCGTTCCGGACGTCATAACGTTGGCCAAAGGTCTGGGTAATGGCGTCCCTATCGGCGCGTGCCTGGCCCGGGGCAAAGCCGCCGACCTCTTCACCCCCGGTAGCCACGGCAGCACCTTCGGCGGCAATCCACTGGCGTGTCGCGTGGGTTGCACCGTGCTGGACATCATCGAAGAACAGGGCTTGCTGGAAAACGCCAAAGTGCAGGGTGAACGCTTGCTCGACAGATTGCGCACCGAGCTGGCCGATGACCCGAACGTACTGGCCATCCGTGGCCAGGGCCTGATGATCGGCATCGAACTCAAGCAACCGATTCGCGACCTGACCCTGATCGCCGCCCGGGATCACGGTTTGTTGATCAACGTGACACGGGGCAAGACCATCCGGTTGCTGCCGCCGCTGACGATTGATGAGCGGGAGGTGGAGATGATTGTCAGAGGGGTTTGTCGGGCGGTGGGTGCGGCCTGA
- a CDS encoding shikimate kinase, whose amino-acid sequence MNLTRTLIIGNSGSGKSWLAERLAEHLRLPWIDLDSIHWLSDEHSISRPRAEALGMARIAADEERWVIEGVYGWIASELIHRATALIWLCVDDQHCVANIRQREHKPEDDELLMALLAWAGSYRDREDSSGFLAHQQLYEAFAGSKIKLMNGNEITAFVKILKRPKDGV is encoded by the coding sequence GTGAATCTCACTCGAACGCTGATCATCGGCAACTCCGGCTCGGGCAAGAGCTGGCTGGCCGAGCGCTTGGCTGAACACCTGCGATTACCGTGGATCGATCTCGATTCGATCCACTGGCTGTCTGACGAACACAGCATCTCTCGTCCACGCGCCGAAGCATTGGGCATGGCGCGGATCGCCGCAGATGAAGAGCGCTGGGTGATCGAGGGTGTTTACGGCTGGATCGCCAGCGAACTTATCCACCGCGCTACCGCGTTGATCTGGTTGTGTGTTGATGATCAACATTGCGTCGCTAATATTCGCCAGCGAGAACACAAACCGGAGGATGACGAGTTGTTGATGGCGCTGCTGGCGTGGGCCGGCAGCTATCGTGACCGCGAAGACTCCAGTGGTTTTTTGGCGCATCAGCAGCTGTACGAAGCTTTCGCAGGTTCGAAAATCAAACTGATGAATGGGAATGAGATCACGGCATTCGTGAAAATCCTGAAGCGGCCGAAAGATGGCGTTTGA